One stretch of Chelonia mydas isolate rCheMyd1 chromosome 21, rCheMyd1.pri.v2, whole genome shotgun sequence DNA includes these proteins:
- the LHFPL5 gene encoding LHFPL tetraspan subfamily member 5 protein yields MGKMLPAQEAARIYHTNYVRNARAMGVLWALFTLCFAIVMVVSFIQPYWIGDSIDTPQAGYFGLFSYCIGNALTGELICKGSPLDFGTIPSSAFKTAMFFVGISTFLIIGCILCFSLFFFCNSATVYNICAWMQLAAAAGLMIGCLIYPDGWDSNEVKRMCGDKTDKYTLGACTVRWAFILCIIGILDALILSFLAFVLGNRQDNLLPDDFKVENKEEGHE; encoded by the exons ATGGGGAAGATGCTGCCAGCCCAGGAAGCAGCCCGGATCTATCACACCAACTACGTCCGGAACGCCCGGGCCATGGGGGTGCTGTGGGCGCTCTTCACCCTCTGCTTCGCCATCGTCATGGTGGTGAGCTTCATCCAACCCTACTGGATCGGCGACAGCATCGACACCCCCCAGGCCGGCTACTTCGGCCTCTTCTCCTACTGCATTGGCAACGCCCTGACCGGCGAGCTCATCTGCAAGGGCAGCCCCCTGGACTTTGGCACCATCCCCTCCAGTGCCTTCAAAACGGCCATGTTCTTCGTGGGCATCTCCACCTTCCTCATCATTGGCTGCATCCTCTGCTTCAGCCTGTTCTTCTTCTGCAATTCAGCCACCGTCTACAACATCTGTGCCTGGATGCAGCTGGCGGCAG cGGCCGGCCTAATGATAGGTTGCCTGATCTACCCGGATGGTTGGGATTCCAATGAAGTGAAGCGCATGTGCGGGGACAAAACTGACAAATACACACTAGGGGCGTGCACCGTGCGCTGGGCCTTCATCCTCTGCATTATTGGGATCCTCGACGCCCTCATCCTCTCCTTCCTGGCCTTTGTTCTAGGGAACCGGCAAGATAACCTCCTCCCAGACGATTTCAAAGTAGAAAATAAAG AGGAGGGCCATGAATGA